In the genome of Carnobacterium pleistocenium FTR1, one region contains:
- a CDS encoding heavy metal-binding domain-containing protein, translating into MIITTTESIENFGISSYEGIVFGEVISGINLVKDSDAGLLNKIDERYQKYENILSESRGVVLEKMKLKAVELGADAIVGVKMDYETLGSDNGMIIVTCSGTAVKLQTFM; encoded by the coding sequence ATGATCATCACTACTACGGAATCTATTGAAAATTTTGGAATATCATCTTATGAAGGAATTGTGTTTGGGGAAGTCATTTCTGGGATCAATTTAGTTAAAGATAGCGATGCTGGGCTGCTAAATAAAATTGACGAGCGTTATCAAAAATATGAGAATATATTGTCAGAGTCTCGTGGCGTAGTATTAGAAAAAATGAAACTCAAGGCTGTAGAATTAGGTGCAGATGCTATTGTCGGAGTTAAAATGGATTATGAAACACTAGGATCAGATAATGGTATGATTATTGTAACGTGCAGTGGAACGGCTGTAAAACTGCAAACCTTTATGTGA